In the genome of Rhodamnia argentea isolate NSW1041297 chromosome 3, ASM2092103v1, whole genome shotgun sequence, one region contains:
- the LOC115754342 gene encoding two-component response regulator ARR12-like: protein MAIDGNLVSLSVLIAMLRKCMYGVSTYAKATEALQVLRRYKYDFDIVVAAMVGIDMDSLDLLKIIDSELGIPVIVASASGDQQVITKAIFHGARDILKKPVRI from the coding sequence atggccattgatggtaACCTCGTTTCCCTCTCAGTCCTCATTGCTATGCTAAGAAaatgcatgtacggggtttcaACTTATGCAAAAGCAACGGAAGCCTTACAAGTGCTAAggcggtacaaatatgattttgacatcgtcgtcgcAGCCATGGTGGGGATCGACATGGACAGCCTCGATCTCttgaagatcattgattccgagctGGGCATACCGGTCATTGTAGCATCAGCAAGTGGTGATCAACAGGTCATAACGAAGGCCATATTCCATGGGGCTCGAGACATCCTAAAGAAGCCTGTACGTATTTAA
- the LOC115754338 gene encoding pentatricopeptide repeat-containing protein At4g20770 isoform X2 — translation MPLHHEKSAVSQRREHGNTRSFRIMQLQSTGDAHLPSLLRSCIDHKSYSTGKLLHARILRLGLLNATFLCNRLVELYSACSKTRYAHLVFDSTPHKDIYTWNAILGAYCKAGELQSARQLFDAMPERNSFSWNNVISSLVRNGFEQEAVDVYRSMICEGFVPTRFTLASVFSACGALLDVEVGRRCHGLALKIGLEKNIYVGNALLCMYAKCGLIEDAIWAFRDLPDPNEVSFTAMMHGLAQADRVPEAIEMFRLMCRQGICIDSIALSSVLGVCSSGEYDESFLDSCGGGLSCILQGQQMHSLMIKLGCGNDIHLSNAIIHMYAKNGDMDSAELMFGNMSEISVVTWNLMIAGYGNKCESDKAIKHMQRMQCCGFEPNEVTFINVLVACVKSGDVEMGSQIFDKMSFPAVSSWNAMLSGYFQSGNNIEVIKLFRKMQFLGVRPDRTSLAIILSSCAGLEVLEFGRQVHAASLKAAGDADVYVASGLITMYSNCGKIELAKLILRKTTKLDSVCWNSMMAGLVLNSLDIEAAVCFKQMRQMEMLPTESSYATMLSCCGKFSSAFYGRQVHAQIVKDGYTSDVCIGSALVRMYCKHGDIEGARRFFDMMPFKNTVTWNEMVHGYAQNGFGHEAVCLYENMIGLGVKADSITFVAVLTACSHGGLVDAGISIFNSMWQEHGVEPLLDHYVCIVDCLGRAGRFNEVEVLIDKMPYRDDPLLWEVLLSSCRVHANVSLAKKAAGELLHLDPQNSAPYLLLANIYCSLGRWDEARAVRNQMNDNQIAKDPGHSWIDIKHDTQTFL, via the exons ATGCCTCTTCATCATGAGAAATCTGCCGTGAGCCAAAGACGAGAACATGGAAATACCCGCAGCTTCAGAATAATGCAACTTCAGAGCACGGGCGACGCCCATCTCCCAAGCCTCCTGCGATCCTGCATCGACCATAAATCCTACTCGACTGGCAAGCTCCTCCATGCCCGCATCCTCCGCCTCGGCCTCCTCAACGCCACCTTCCTCTGCAACCGCCTCGTCGAGTTGTACTCCGCATGCAGCAAGACGAGGTACGCTCACTTAGTGTTCGACAGCACGCCCCATAAGGACATTTATACATGGAATGCGATTCTGGGTGCTTATTGCAAGGCTGGAGAATTGCAATCCGCGCGCCAACTGTTCGACGCAATGCCTGAAAGAAACTCCTTCTCATGGAACAACGTGATTAGCTCCTTAGTCAGAAATGGGTTCGAACAGGAGGCCGTGGACGTTTATCGTTCCATGATATGCGAAGGTTTTGTGCCTACTCGTTTCACTTTGGCCAGTGTGTTCAGCGCCTGTGGTGCTTTGTTGGATGTAGAGGTTGGCAGGAGGTGTCATGGGCTTGCTTTAAAGATCGGTCTTGAGAAGAATATTTATGTTGGTAATGCTTTATTGTGTATGTACGCTAAGTGTGGGCTCATTGAAGATGCCATTTGGGCTTTTAGAGATTTGCCTGATCCCAATGAGGTTTCTTTTACGGCAATGATGCATGGCCTAGCGCAAGCTGATAGAGTTCCAGAGGCCATTGAGATGTTTAGATTGATGTGCAGACAGGGAATATGTATTGATTCCATTGCCCTATCAAGTGTTTTGGGTGTTTGTTCTAGTGGGGAATATGATGAATCTTTCCTAGATAGTTGTGGTGGTGGGCTTTCGTGCATACTTCAGGGCCAGCAAATGCATTCTCTCATGATTAAACTTGGCTGTGGGAATGATATCCACTTGAGCAACGCAATAATTCATATGTATGCAAAGAATGGGGACATGGATAGCGCCGAGCTGATGTTTGGTAATATGTCAGAGATTAGTGTAGTTACTTGGAATCTGATGATTGCTGGGTATGGTAACAAATGTGAAAGTGACAAGGCGATAAAACATATGCAGAGAATGCAGTGTTGCGGTTTTGAACCGAATGAAGTCACCTTTATAAATGTGCTTGTGGCATGTGTAAAATCTGGGGATGTTGAAATGGGGAGTCAAATTTTTGATAAGATGTCGTTTCCCGCAGTTAGTTCCTGGAATGCCATGCTGTCTGGGTATTTTCAGAGTGGGAACAACATTGAGGTGATAAAGCTCTTCCGAAAGATGCAATTTCTTGGTGTGAGACCTGATCGAACATCTTTAGCTATTATTCTTAGCTCATGTGCAGGGCttgaggttttggagtttgGGAGACAGGTGCATGCAGCCTCCCTGAAGGCGGCCGGTGATGCAGATGTATATGTTGCCAGTGGACTCATAACCATGTACTCAAATTGTGGAAAGATAGAGCTAGCAAAGCTCATATTGCGTAAAACAACCAAACTAGATAGTGTTTGCTGGAATTCAATGATGGCGGGCCTTGTGCTTAATTCCCTGGACATAGAAGCTGCTGTATGCTTTAAGCAGATGCGGCAAATGGAGATGCTTCCTACTGAATCTTCTTATGCTACCATGTTGAGCTGTTGTGGCAAATTTTCTTCTGCATTTTATGGGAGGCAGGTGCATGCTCAAATAGTTAAAGATGGATATACAAGTGATGTATGCATAGGAAGTGCTCTTGTTCGTATGTATTGTAAACATGGTGACATAGAAGGTGCTCGGAGGTTCTTTGATATGATGCCCTTTAAAAACACTGTTACATGGAATGAGATGGTACATGGATATGCACAGAATGGCTTTGGACATGAAGCTGTTTGCCTCTATGAAAATATGATTGGTTTGGGCGTGAAAGCAGACAGCATTACCTTCGTTGCTGTTTTAACTGCCTGTAGTCATGGTGGGCTTGTTGATGCTGGAATCAGTATATTCAATTCGATGTGGCAAGAACATGGTGTGGAACCTCTTTTGGATCATTACGTATGCATAGTCGACTGTTTGGGACGAGCCGGGCGCTTCAATGAAGTGGAAGTGCTCATAGATAAGATGCCATATAGAGATGATCCACTTTTGTGGGAGGTTCTACTTAGTTCTTGTAGGGTCCATGCTAATGTGAGTTTAGCCAAAAAAGCAGCTGGAGAACTTCTCCATCTGGACCCACAAAATTCAGCACCTTATTTGCTTCTTGCCAACATCTACTGTTCATTGGGAAGGTGGGATGAAGCAAGGGCAGTGAGAAACCAAATGAATGATAACCAGATTGCTAAAGATCCAGGCCACAGTTGGATTGATATTAAGCATGAC ACACAAACCTTCCTCTAG
- the LOC115754338 gene encoding pentatricopeptide repeat-containing protein At4g20770 isoform X1, whose amino-acid sequence MPLHHEKSAVSQRREHGNTRSFRIMQLQSTGDAHLPSLLRSCIDHKSYSTGKLLHARILRLGLLNATFLCNRLVELYSACSKTRYAHLVFDSTPHKDIYTWNAILGAYCKAGELQSARQLFDAMPERNSFSWNNVISSLVRNGFEQEAVDVYRSMICEGFVPTRFTLASVFSACGALLDVEVGRRCHGLALKIGLEKNIYVGNALLCMYAKCGLIEDAIWAFRDLPDPNEVSFTAMMHGLAQADRVPEAIEMFRLMCRQGICIDSIALSSVLGVCSSGEYDESFLDSCGGGLSCILQGQQMHSLMIKLGCGNDIHLSNAIIHMYAKNGDMDSAELMFGNMSEISVVTWNLMIAGYGNKCESDKAIKHMQRMQCCGFEPNEVTFINVLVACVKSGDVEMGSQIFDKMSFPAVSSWNAMLSGYFQSGNNIEVIKLFRKMQFLGVRPDRTSLAIILSSCAGLEVLEFGRQVHAASLKAAGDADVYVASGLITMYSNCGKIELAKLILRKTTKLDSVCWNSMMAGLVLNSLDIEAAVCFKQMRQMEMLPTESSYATMLSCCGKFSSAFYGRQVHAQIVKDGYTSDVCIGSALVRMYCKHGDIEGARRFFDMMPFKNTVTWNEMVHGYAQNGFGHEAVCLYENMIGLGVKADSITFVAVLTACSHGGLVDAGISIFNSMWQEHGVEPLLDHYVCIVDCLGRAGRFNEVEVLIDKMPYRDDPLLWEVLLSSCRVHANVSLAKKAAGELLHLDPQNSAPYLLLANIYCSLGRWDEARAVRNQMNDNQIAKDPGHSWIDIKHDAQTFL is encoded by the coding sequence ATGCCTCTTCATCATGAGAAATCTGCCGTGAGCCAAAGACGAGAACATGGAAATACCCGCAGCTTCAGAATAATGCAACTTCAGAGCACGGGCGACGCCCATCTCCCAAGCCTCCTGCGATCCTGCATCGACCATAAATCCTACTCGACTGGCAAGCTCCTCCATGCCCGCATCCTCCGCCTCGGCCTCCTCAACGCCACCTTCCTCTGCAACCGCCTCGTCGAGTTGTACTCCGCATGCAGCAAGACGAGGTACGCTCACTTAGTGTTCGACAGCACGCCCCATAAGGACATTTATACATGGAATGCGATTCTGGGTGCTTATTGCAAGGCTGGAGAATTGCAATCCGCGCGCCAACTGTTCGACGCAATGCCTGAAAGAAACTCCTTCTCATGGAACAACGTGATTAGCTCCTTAGTCAGAAATGGGTTCGAACAGGAGGCCGTGGACGTTTATCGTTCCATGATATGCGAAGGTTTTGTGCCTACTCGTTTCACTTTGGCCAGTGTGTTCAGCGCCTGTGGTGCTTTGTTGGATGTAGAGGTTGGCAGGAGGTGTCATGGGCTTGCTTTAAAGATCGGTCTTGAGAAGAATATTTATGTTGGTAATGCTTTATTGTGTATGTACGCTAAGTGTGGGCTCATTGAAGATGCCATTTGGGCTTTTAGAGATTTGCCTGATCCCAATGAGGTTTCTTTTACGGCAATGATGCATGGCCTAGCGCAAGCTGATAGAGTTCCAGAGGCCATTGAGATGTTTAGATTGATGTGCAGACAGGGAATATGTATTGATTCCATTGCCCTATCAAGTGTTTTGGGTGTTTGTTCTAGTGGGGAATATGATGAATCTTTCCTAGATAGTTGTGGTGGTGGGCTTTCGTGCATACTTCAGGGCCAGCAAATGCATTCTCTCATGATTAAACTTGGCTGTGGGAATGATATCCACTTGAGCAACGCAATAATTCATATGTATGCAAAGAATGGGGACATGGATAGCGCCGAGCTGATGTTTGGTAATATGTCAGAGATTAGTGTAGTTACTTGGAATCTGATGATTGCTGGGTATGGTAACAAATGTGAAAGTGACAAGGCGATAAAACATATGCAGAGAATGCAGTGTTGCGGTTTTGAACCGAATGAAGTCACCTTTATAAATGTGCTTGTGGCATGTGTAAAATCTGGGGATGTTGAAATGGGGAGTCAAATTTTTGATAAGATGTCGTTTCCCGCAGTTAGTTCCTGGAATGCCATGCTGTCTGGGTATTTTCAGAGTGGGAACAACATTGAGGTGATAAAGCTCTTCCGAAAGATGCAATTTCTTGGTGTGAGACCTGATCGAACATCTTTAGCTATTATTCTTAGCTCATGTGCAGGGCttgaggttttggagtttgGGAGACAGGTGCATGCAGCCTCCCTGAAGGCGGCCGGTGATGCAGATGTATATGTTGCCAGTGGACTCATAACCATGTACTCAAATTGTGGAAAGATAGAGCTAGCAAAGCTCATATTGCGTAAAACAACCAAACTAGATAGTGTTTGCTGGAATTCAATGATGGCGGGCCTTGTGCTTAATTCCCTGGACATAGAAGCTGCTGTATGCTTTAAGCAGATGCGGCAAATGGAGATGCTTCCTACTGAATCTTCTTATGCTACCATGTTGAGCTGTTGTGGCAAATTTTCTTCTGCATTTTATGGGAGGCAGGTGCATGCTCAAATAGTTAAAGATGGATATACAAGTGATGTATGCATAGGAAGTGCTCTTGTTCGTATGTATTGTAAACATGGTGACATAGAAGGTGCTCGGAGGTTCTTTGATATGATGCCCTTTAAAAACACTGTTACATGGAATGAGATGGTACATGGATATGCACAGAATGGCTTTGGACATGAAGCTGTTTGCCTCTATGAAAATATGATTGGTTTGGGCGTGAAAGCAGACAGCATTACCTTCGTTGCTGTTTTAACTGCCTGTAGTCATGGTGGGCTTGTTGATGCTGGAATCAGTATATTCAATTCGATGTGGCAAGAACATGGTGTGGAACCTCTTTTGGATCATTACGTATGCATAGTCGACTGTTTGGGACGAGCCGGGCGCTTCAATGAAGTGGAAGTGCTCATAGATAAGATGCCATATAGAGATGATCCACTTTTGTGGGAGGTTCTACTTAGTTCTTGTAGGGTCCATGCTAATGTGAGTTTAGCCAAAAAAGCAGCTGGAGAACTTCTCCATCTGGACCCACAAAATTCAGCACCTTATTTGCTTCTTGCCAACATCTACTGTTCATTGGGAAGGTGGGATGAAGCAAGGGCAGTGAGAAACCAAATGAATGATAACCAGATTGCTAAAGATCCAGGCCACAGTTGGATTGATATTAAGCATGACGCACAAACCTTCCTCTAG